CAGGCCGTCCCACAAAACCAGATGTGCGGCCAGATCCTTGAAAGACCATTTGCCCTCGGCCATCGGCTGTTCCATCTGCTCCGGCCAGATCCCCTTAGTCGGTGTCATCAGCCGCTCAAAAGCGATTTCCGTGGATGTAATGTATTCTTCACGGGTCATAATAGGCGTTTCACCAATTTCTTTAATGATCTTGGGTACTATTGAGGTCAGATAGTTCCCACACGAGCACAAACCAAGAAAGGGCACCCGATAGGGTCGCCCTTTCGCCATTTCTCGGCACGCCGAAGGCGACATGGGTCAAGGGCTCAGCCCTTGAGCAAAGAAGGCTCGTCAAACAGTGCTGACAAGCCTTCGGGGCTGGTGTGTCCGTCCACTTAGCTAAGTGGCGGACCTCCGTGGCCATGAACTCATGGGACCACCTCCTCTCGGTTTCTGAAACCGACACCTGCCTTCGTAGCGGGCAGGTGTGAATAGTATACAAAACCGTAAGTCTAAAAGCAAGTACTTTCTGGATGCCGAGGTAGATTATTCGAGTGGGTTTTGCACTGATTTGCACCCACTCTATCTTGCTACCGGTTCGTCACCGCAGTTGGTGCCTCTTGGGAGAGGATCGTCCCCTTCTCGCCCACTACCCAGCCTCTGTCCGGAGCGGTAAAGTAGGCACCATTTAGCTCATTCCTGGTGCCGCTTTCCATCGTGTTCCAGGTAATTCCGGCATCCGCCGTGTACAGGATAGCCCCGTCGGAGCCAATAGCCCAGCCCACCTCGCGGCTTGGAAAAACAACCTTGTTCAGCGGCAGGGTCGTGCTGCTTTCCACCGCCAGCCAGTGATCGCCACCGTCTGTAGTGCGGACAATCAAACCATTGTAGCCTACGACATAACCGTGATTTGCGTCACTGAAAGTGACATCCTGCGGGCTGTGCAGGCCGCCGAAAGACTTCGGCTGCCAACTCTCGCCACCGTTGGTCGTGCGGAGCATGACGGGAGTGCCGTAATACGAATAGTCACTCCCCGTGTAACCGATCGCCCAGCCGTTGGTGGGACTGGCAAAATACACTGCCTGAAAATTCGTTGTGCCGCCGGTATTCTGAATGACCCACGTCTGCCCGCCATCCGACGTGTGCAGCATCGCCCCGTAATAACCGGCGGCCCACCCGGTTCGGCTGTCCAAAAACTGCACGTCGCTCAAATAGCCTATGCCGCCGAAGACCTGTTCGGTCCAACTGGCCCCGCCATCTTCCGTGCGCAGAATCGTCGCCGAGTAATTTGAAGTACCGCCGACCGCAAAGCCTGCCGTGCCGCTGACAAACGCGAGGGCGTACAGGTCGGTCATCGTTCCCGCATCCTGCGCCAGCCAGTGCTGACCACCGTCCGTCGTGTGAAGGATACTTCCGCTGTCTCCTACCGCCCATCCGTTCTCGCTGCCGCTGAAGACGACGTCTCGCAAAGCCGATGTGGTCACCGTCTGAATTTGCTGCTCCATGCTGAAGCCGCCGTTGGTGGTCCGGTACACCGAGCCCCCCCAGCCCACCATCCAGCCCATATTCATGTCCAGAAAGCACATGGCGCGAGCGCCGTGGGCGAGCTGCGACCACGTCACGCCACCGTCGTTCGTCCGCCACGTACCCTCATTAAACCGGTAATATTCCGGGTACTCGTCGTATGGACCCGACGACACCCAGCCGACGTTCATGTCTTTGAATACGACCTTGGACGCATATGCATCGTAGCTGAAGCGATGCTCCACCCACGTCTGTCCGCCATCCGTCGTCGGAAAGATCCTTCCGGAACGCTGCCCGACTGTCCAACCGTGATAGGCATCCACAAAACTTACATCCGAGAGATCGTCACACGGTCCGTTGGGACGCTCCACCCACGTCTCCCCGCCGTTCGTTGTCTGCAAAATCACCCCGCATGCCATTGACCGTGTATCACGGTATCCGACGACCCAACCCAGGCTGTCGCCGACAAACGTGATCGCGTTGAGATGGGTGTTGTCCCACTGAGACACGCCCCACCAGAACGCTCCGTCCGTGGTGTGCAGAATTCGGTCACCGCTCACGGCCCATGCTTCAGCCGGTCCCCGCGCACAGACATCCTTGACGGCTTGCTTGCTGTCATGCTCGATGGTCTGACGGCTCCAGTCCCGCCCGTTGCCGGAATACAGCAACGTCCCGTTCTGTCCTGTCACCCAACCGTGATAGAGATCCGCAAAACTGACGGACACCAGGTCTTCATCCGTTCCGCTAACCTGTGGCGCCCACGTTTGCCCGCCGTCCGCCGTTTGCAGAATCGTCCCGCACGCGCCCACACCCCAGCCGTGCCGGGCATCTACAAACGTCACGTCCGTCAGATCATTCCCCTGGGGAGTGGGATTCTGCCACATCCAGGGTTGCGGCGAAAAGCGGGAGCCGCCGCCTGGAGTTGTCACACCGTCTTCTGTCGATGAACACCCCACCAGAACCATCAGCCCCGCCAGCCCCACTGCCGCAAGGAACAGAAACCGCACCATACATCACCTCTCGGTTTGTGTTGGTCAAGATACCTGCCGGACAAAACCGGCTCATTCGCATGTACTACATCGTTGTCAAGGGTACAGCGGAGTCTCCTGTTTGCGACTCGGAACTTACACACCGGAAACAGCAGCGCCGCCATCACAAGTCGATGGCGGCGCCGTTTCATTTAAGAAGCACCAGCTTAGCTGACGTGCCGAAATTCTTTCCGCTTAGCCGCGCGAAGTAGACTCCGCTCGGCAGGGTGGATGCATCAAAACTTAGATCGTGCTGACCTCTCGCGTAGAAACCATCCGCGAGCGATTGAACCAGCCGTCCTCCGACATCATACACCGCCACCGCCACGCGCCCACTAACAGGGACGTCAAAACTGAGGGTGGTCTGCGGATTGAAAGGATTAGGATACGCGCTGAGAGAATAAGACAACACCGCCGGCGTGCGTCTCCCCGAAGGCGGCGTAAAGGCGCTGCCTCCCACGGAATAGAGAATGGTCCCGTGCGCACCTACTGCCCAGATCTGATCCGGTCCTACACAGGTAACCGCCCACAGGTCATAGATGCATCCGCTGACCATGGTGGCCCACTGCTCACCCGCGTTGGTGGTATGCAAAATAGTTCCGCCGTCACCGACAATCCAGCCTTCGGTGGCGCTGCGGAAAGCCACGGCCCGAAGCTGCGTCTGCACGCCGGACGCCTGCGCCAGCCAGTGCTGTCCGGCATCGGTCGTATGGAGAATGGTGCCGCCTACGCCCACAACCCAGGCGGTGAGTGAATCCAAAAATGTGATGTCATTCAAAGTGTACGGCAAACCGGTGGGCTGCCGGGTCCAGGTAAAGCCGGTATCCACCGTGGCCAGAATCGAACCGCCATCCCCCACAGCCCAGCCCTTCCCCGTGCTCACAAAGTCCACTCCGGTGAAGGAACCCACGGAAATCACATTCTGATAGTGCCACGATCCGCCGCCGTTGGTGGTATGCATAATCGTGCTGGCATCTCCGACCGCCCAGCCATAGGTCGTATCGGCAAAATCCACATCTCTCAAAAACAGCGATTCCCCGCTGAGCACGCGTGACCACGTATCGCCGGCGGTTGTGGTATGCCAGATACCGTCCGCGCCGACCCGCCAGCCCCGCAAACTGTCCAGAAAGGTGATCCCCTGCGAATCATAGGGCGATTGGCTCGGGCGTGGATCCCATGTCTGTCCGCCGTCCGTCGTCCGCATGTACTGGCCGTTTGCACCCACCGCGCACCCCGTGGTCGCCGTGGCAAACGCGACGCCGCGCAAAGCAAAAATTTCTCCGTTGGTCTGCCGCGCCCAGGCGTTGCCACCGTCGGCCGTATGCCAGACCTGTCCGTCTGTCGTCACTCCATATCCGGACAGCGAATCGCGGAAGGCCACGCCCCAGAACGGATAGGTCGTCCCTACCGGCTGCTGAACCCAACTCGCGCCGCCGTCCGTCGTGTGCAGAATCATGCCGTCATGGCCCACGCACCATCCGGAGGTGGCCGTGGGGAGAGCAACTTCCCGCAAGGTGGACCCCGTTCCCGTGGGGACCTGTTCCCAGCCGTTACCTGCAAAACGCAGCACCAGGCCATTCCGTCCTACGGCAAGCCCGGTCGTGTCATTGTAAAACTGCACATCCGACAGCCAGCCATGAGTCCCAAAGGGCGTATAATGTGTC
This genomic stretch from bacterium harbors:
- a CDS encoding YCF48-related protein encodes the protein MVRFLFLAAVGLAGLMVLVGCSSTEDGVTTPGGGSRFSPQPWMWQNPTPQGNDLTDVTFVDARHGWGVGACGTILQTADGGQTWAPQVSGTDEDLVSVSFADLYHGWVTGQNGTLLYSGNGRDWSRQTIEHDSKQAVKDVCARGPAEAWAVSGDRILHTTDGAFWWGVSQWDNTHLNAITFVGDSLGWVVGYRDTRSMACGVILQTTNGGETWVERPNGPCDDLSDVSFVDAYHGWTVGQRSGRIFPTTDGGQTWVEHRFSYDAYASKVVFKDMNVGWVSSGPYDEYPEYYRFNEGTWRTNDGGVTWSQLAHGARAMCFLDMNMGWMVGWGGSVYRTTNGGFSMEQQIQTVTTSALRDVVFSGSENGWAVGDSGSILHTTDGGQHWLAQDAGTMTDLYALAFVSGTAGFAVGGTSNYSATILRTEDGGASWTEQVFGGIGYLSDVQFLDSRTGWAAGYYGAMLHTSDGGQTWVIQNTGGTTNFQAVYFASPTNGWAIGYTGSDYSYYGTPVMLRTTNGGESWQPKSFGGLHSPQDVTFSDANHGYVVGYNGLIVRTTDGGDHWLAVESSTTLPLNKVVFPSREVGWAIGSDGAILYTADAGITWNTMESGTRNELNGAYFTAPDRGWVVGEKGTILSQEAPTAVTNR
- a CDS encoding YCF48-related protein, whose amino-acid sequence is MRSFLVFVLLTLTVIVPSLVWGQGWQWQNPLPQGNPLRDIAFSDDSTGWAVGDFGTIMRTTNGGAAWTFMALHERQMFTRLAAVDSHHVWAVGDSGVIMRTSDGGANWHAQTSGTMRDLHGLAFRTADVGWVVGDGGTVLHTTDGGENWLPVDLSTTDDFAAIAYANDQTLWIVGGYVQFDPPVMYHSEDGGAHWTHYTPFGTHGWLSDVQFYNDTTGLAVGRNGLVLRFAGNGWEQVPTGTGSTLREVALPTATSGWCVGHDGMILHTTDGGASWVQQPVGTTYPFWGVAFRDSLSGYGVTTDGQVWHTADGGNAWARQTNGEIFALRGVAFATATTGCAVGANGQYMRTTDGGQTWDPRPSQSPYDSQGITFLDSLRGWRVGADGIWHTTTAGDTWSRVLSGESLFLRDVDFADTTYGWAVGDASTIMHTTNGGGSWHYQNVISVGSFTGVDFVSTGKGWAVGDGGSILATVDTGFTWTRQPTGLPYTLNDITFLDSLTAWVVGVGGTILHTTDAGQHWLAQASGVQTQLRAVAFRSATEGWIVGDGGTILHTTNAGEQWATMVSGCIYDLWAVTCVGPDQIWAVGAHGTILYSVGGSAFTPPSGRRTPAVLSYSLSAYPNPFNPQTTLSFDVPVSGRVAVAVYDVGGRLVQSLADGFYARGQHDLSFDASTLPSGVYFARLSGKNFGTSAKLVLLK